GGGCTTGAACGACAGGCAAAAAGGAGGACATACCTTGGGTCTCAAGTGCTCTGTGCCCCGTCCTGAGCCCTCGCCCATGCCTCATAGCCGCCCGCCAGCTCGCTGACGTTGAAGCCCTCGGTGCGCAGCAGGCTCGCGGCGGCGGCGCTGCGGGCCCCACTCTGGCAGTGCACCACGATTTCCTGGTCGCGCGGCAGTTCATCCAGTCTCCAGGGCAGTCGGCCCGCGTGAAGCTGCATGCTGCCGGGAATCGCGCCCTCCTGATGCTCGGTCTTGTTGCGGACATCCAGGATCAGGGCGCCCTGGTGCTGCGGGAGTTCGGAAGCCGGGAACGGCTGGGCGCCTTTGGTGTTCAGGCCATCGGCGCTCTCGACGAAGCCCACCACGCGGTCTACGCCCACCATCCACAGGCGGCGGCGGATGGCCTCAGCCCGTCCAGCCGACGCAAGCAGGACATAGTCCCGCTCCGGCACCAGCAGCCAGCCTGCCCAGGTTTCAAGTGTGTTCCCATCAGGCACATTGACGCTGTGTTCCGGGGCGGCAGCTTGGTGCTTTGCCCTCGCGCGCGTGTCGATCAGGCGTGCGCCCTGGTTCAGTCGGGCCAAGACGTCGGCAGGCTCCAGCTTTTGCAAAGGCTGCACCTCACCTAGCAACTCAGGTCCGGCCCTGTTCTGGGTTTTCATGCGCCCGTAATAGAGGGGGGCGTCGGGCTGTCCGCTCAGCAACTCGGCAATAAAGCCCTGCTCGTCGTCCCTCTGGACGAAGCTTGCCCACCACGCCAGCGCCCGCTCGTAGCCGACGGTGGTGCTGGGAACCGCGCCCAGCGCCTTGCCGCACGCGCTGCCCGAACCATGTGCGGGCCACACCTGCACGAAGTCCGGTAGCGTCAGAAACTGGTGTTTCAGGCTGGCGAACATCTGCTGCGCGCCCTCGAAGCGGGTGTCCACACCGCCCGCCGCCTCGTCCAGCAGGTCGGGGCGGCCAAGTTCACCGACAAAGACGAAATCTCCGGTGAAAAACATGCTGGGCTGATCCCCACGAGGGGTATCCGTAACCAAAAAGGAAACGCTTTCAGGGGTGTGGCCGGGCGTGTGCCGTACCTCGACTTTCAGCTTGCCCACCGTCAAGATGCTGCGGTTATGGATCTTGACGTCCCCAAATCCGTACTTCCACTCGGCGTTTCCCTCGTCCGAGAGGTACAGCGTCGCGCCAGTTGCCCTGGCCAGTTCGCGGCTGCCGCTGAGGTAGTCGGCATGGATATGGGTTTCGGTGACATGGCTGATCCGCAGGTTGTGCGCGGCAGCTTCTTCCAGATAGCGGGCGATGTCCCGCACAGGATCGATCACCAGGCATTCGCCGGTTTTCTGGCACCCCAGCATGTAGGAAGCCTGC
The genomic region above belongs to Deinococcus humi and contains:
- a CDS encoding MBL fold metallo-hydrolase, with translation MYFSRLYDTDLAQASYMLGCQKTGECLVIDPVRDIARYLEEAAAHNLRISHVTETHIHADYLSGSRELARATGATLYLSDEGNAEWKYGFGDVKIHNRSILTVGKLKVEVRHTPGHTPESVSFLVTDTPRGDQPSMFFTGDFVFVGELGRPDLLDEAAGGVDTRFEGAQQMFASLKHQFLTLPDFVQVWPAHGSGSACGKALGAVPSTTVGYERALAWWASFVQRDDEQGFIAELLSGQPDAPLYYGRMKTQNRAGPELLGEVQPLQKLEPADVLARLNQGARLIDTRARAKHQAAAPEHSVNVPDGNTLETWAGWLLVPERDYVLLASAGRAEAIRRRLWMVGVDRVVGFVESADGLNTKGAQPFPASELPQHQGALILDVRNKTEHQEGAIPGSMQLHAGRLPWRLDELPRDQEIVVHCQSGARSAAAASLLRTEGFNVSELAGGYEAWARAQDGAQST